A genomic region of Thunnus albacares chromosome 2, fThuAlb1.1, whole genome shotgun sequence contains the following coding sequences:
- the mmab gene encoding corrinoid adenosyltransferase: MASFIIKPTHVRCVVRTARLISEHRTGITLFSKRSYATEEDSRIPKIYTKTGDKGFSSTFTGERRPKEDHIFEALGNTDELSSAIGLAREFCLDKGHTFAHQLDKIQCILQDVGSNIATPLSSARESHIKKTKFTAQPIADLESWIDTFTEELPPLTNFILPSGGKSSAALHVARAVCRRAERSVAPIVRSGEADPDVAKFLNRLSDYLFTLARYAALKENNEEKIYKRPE; the protein is encoded by the exons ATGGCTTCGTTCATTATCAAACCTACCCACGTCCGCTGTGTTGTGAGGACAGCCAGGCTCATAAGCGAGCATCGGACAgggataacattattttcaaAGAGAAG TTATGCCACTGAAGAAGACAGCAGGATACCCAAAATATACACCAAAACAGGGGACAAAG GTTTCTCAAGCACATTTACAGGAGAAAGGAGGCCAAAGGAAGATCATATTTTTGAAGCTTTAGGAAATACCGATGAGCTGTCATCAGCTATAGG CTTGGCCAGAGAATTTTGCCTTGACAAGGGTCACACATTCGCACATCAGCTGGACAAG ATACAGTGCATTTTGCAAGACGTGGGCTCCAACATTGCCACCCCTCTGTCATCTGCAAGAGAAAGTCATATAA agaaaacaaaatttacTGCTCAGCCAATTGCAGACCTGGAAAGCTGGATTGATACATTCACAGAGGAACTTCCTCCACTGACCAACTTCATTTTACCT TCTGGAGGAAAGAGCAGTGCGGCCTTGCATGTAGCTCGCGCAGTCTGTCGGAGAGCAGAGCGCAG TGTTGCTCCAATTGTGCGCTCAGGGGAGGCGGATCCAGATGTTGCAAAGTTTTTGAACAG attaAGCGACTACCTCTTCACTCTGGCCAGATATGCAGCCTTGAAAGAAAACAACGAGGAAAAGATCTACAAAAGACCAGAATGA